The stretch of DNA TGGATTTGCGGTCCCCCATGGGGAATCCCGTGAAATCCGTGGCCAATGGCGAGGTCATTCTCGTGGGCGATCATTATTACGCGGGGAAATCCGTGTATATCGATCACGGAAATGGGGTGGTCAGTCTGTATTTTCACCTGTCAAAACCGCTGGTCAAAAAAGGGGATACCGTCAAACGGGGACAGCCTATCGGACTGTCCGGCAAGTCCGGACGGGCCACTGGTCCGCATTTGCATTTTTCCCTGTCCGTGCTTGGCGAATTGGTTGATCCTCAACCGCTGTTCGTGAAAAAAGTCGATATGTTGCTGAAATAGGTCCGTATACATGAGCATTTCATTGTGTGTCCGCAGGGCATTTCTGCTGTTGATTCTGTGTGTGTCGTTGTCGTCTGTCGCCAATGCCGCCGGTATGGTCGTGATCGACTCGCCGGAGACCATCGGGGTGGGCAAACCGCTTCTGGTCAATGTGACGTCGTGGTATCCCATGGATGATGTCCGCGTGACGTGGGCTGGTCGGGAGGTGGCTCCCTCGATCTATGAGAGCGAGGGAAAACACCATGCCGTGGTGTTTCTGGGCATTGGCCTGCGTGGCGAACTCGGGGTGTACCCGGTGGATGTGACGGTTTCCATCTGGGGAAAAAACTATCATTTTTCCAAATCCGTTTCCGTGGTGGAATCCACATGGGGGCATGAAACCTTGACCGTGCCGCCCAAGATGGTCAAACCACCCAAGAAGGCCTTGGAACGGATCGCTCGGGAACGGGAACGCATCATGGCCGCTCTCAATACGGTGTCGCCGGAACGCTATTGGACACTGCCTTTTTCCCGACCAACCAAGGGCAAGATGCTCAGTCGATTCGGGCTGCATCGGATTTTCAATGGAGACACGGCCAGCCGACATACCGGACTGGATTTCCGGGCCTGGGAAGGGACACCCCTCTACGCCATGGCTGCGGGAAAGGTCATTTTGAAAGGGCATTTCTACTACGCTGGCAACTGCATTTATGTGGATCATGGGAATGGCTTCATTTCCATGTACGCCCATATGTCCAAGGTGCTGGTCAATGAAGGGGACATGCTGACGGCAGGACAGAAAATCGGACTGTCCGGTGCGACCGGCAGGGTGAACGGCGCGCATCTGCATCTGGGGACGTTCATGCAGGGACAGGTCGTTGACCCGGAGCCATTGTTCGCGATGGAAGCCGATGCTCTGCCGTACGAAGAAACCTCGTTTCATGGAGCTGAAAATGGCAAAAGAGACATTTGAAAAGAAGTTGGAACGGCTCAAAACCGTGGTCGAGACATTGGAGCGCGGTGACCTGCCCTTGGAAGAGGGCGTGGCCCTGTATAAGGAAGGGTTGGTTCTGGTCAAGGGCTGTGGCTCCCAGTTGGACCATGCCCGGAATGACGTTCGGATTGTGTCCGAAGGGTTGGTGAAGGAATTTGACGCGCTGAATGCACTTGGCGACGAAACGGAGGACGGGCTGTGAGTTTCAAGGAACAATTGGCACACCGTGCCTCGTTGGTAGAGCATTTCCTTTCGAATTGTCTGCATGACCGAGCCATTCCTCCGCGATTGCTCGAATCCATGGAATATTCTCTGTTGGCGGGTGGCAAGCGGCTTCGGCCCGTGCTCATGACGTCGTGGGCAACCATGGTAAACCCGGAAGCTTCGGGGCTGCACGATCAGGTGATGCCCTTTGCGGCCTCACTCGAATGTATCCATACCTATTCCCTGATTCATGACGATCTGCCCGCCATGGATGATGATGACCTGCGGCGGGGCAAGCCGTCCAATCACGCGCAATTTGATGAAGCCACGGCCATTTTGGCCGGAGACGGTCTGCTCACCGAGGCCTTTTGGCTGATGACCACGGCATCGTTGTCCAAAGGATTGCCTGCCGATCGCGTCTTGCGCGCCATTTCCGTCTTGGCGACCGCAGCAGGAGCGGGGGGCATGGTTGGCGGTCAGGTGGTCGATGTGGAGTTCACTGGCCGAAATGATGTGCCGCTTGACGAGTTGCGCGCAATGCACGCCATGAAGACCGGCGCGTTGTTGACAGCGGCCTGCGAGTGTGGCGCGATTTTGTCCGGTGCGAATGAAGCCGTGATTGATGCTGCCCGTTCGTTTGGCCAATCCGTTGGCGTGGCGTTTCAGATCGTGGATGATGTGCTTGATGTGGTCAGTGATACGGAGACCCTGGGCAAACCGGTCGGGAGCGATGAAGAAATGGGCAAGACGACCTATCCTTCGCTCATTGGTCTTGAAAAAAGTAAACATTTGGCATCGCAATATATTGAAACCGCAACACAGCATCTGTCCTCGTTTGCCGGGCCGGAAAAGAGTTTTCTGGAAGCCCTCGCGCGATACATAGTGGACAGGGTGTACTGATTGGAATAAACTTCTACTCTTATGATTAAAGACCCCATGAAGACAGCCATTCTGTCTCAAATACACAAGCCCCACGATGTCCAACGGCTGGAAGGCGACGAGCTGACCGTTCTGGCCCGTGAATTGCGTGATGTCATTATCAGTCAGGTCTCTGCCCATGGTGGCCACCTTGCGCCGTGTCTCGGTGTTGTCGAGCTGACGTTGGCGTTGTTCAAGTCCTATAATCTCGACTCGGACAAACTGGTGTGGGATGTCGGGCATCAGGCCTATGCACACAAGCTGCTTACCGGGCGGCTCGATCGATTTTCGACATTGCGGCAGAAGGACGGCCTCAGCGGGTTTCCCCGTATGGCGGAATCTCCGTATGATCATTTTGGTGTGGGGCACTCGTCCACGTCGATTTCGGCTGCGCTTGGCATGGCCTTGGCGCGGGATCTCAAAGGGGACGACAACGAAGTCATTGCCGTCATCGGCGATGGGTCCATGACGGCTGGTCTGGCTTTTGAGGGCCTGAATCAGGCGGGCGATCTCGGTCGGAAGATGGTGGTTGTCCTCAACGACAACGAAATGTCCATTTCAAAGAACGTCGGGGCGTTGTCCCAGTTCCTGAGTCGCAAGATGACCACGCCGTTTTTACAGCGGCTCAAGAGCGATGTGGAAGGACTGCTCGGGACCATTCCGAAGATCGGTGACGATCTGGCTGGCTATGCCAAGCGGTATGGCGATTCCGTGAAGTCGTTCTTTACGCCGGGTATTTTGTTCGAGGCCTTTCATTTTACCTATGTCGGGCCGATTGATGGCCATGATATCGGCAAGATGGTCAAGGTGTTCGAGGAAATCAAGAAGCTCGACAAGCCCGTGCTCGTGCACGTCATGACCAAAAAAGGCAAAGGCTATCAGCCTGCGGAATCCGATCCCTCGCACTATCACGGTGTGGGTGAATTCATCCCGGAAACCGGCCTGGCCCGGAAATTCTCCGGTTCGGGACTGCCGTCCTATACCTCCATTTTCGGGTCCACCCTGTGTGATCTGGCTGAAAAGGATGAATCCATCATGGCTATCACTGCGGCCATGCCCGAAGGCACCGGGACTGAGTGTTTTCACCAGCGGTTCCCGGAGCGATTTGTGGATGTGGGTATCTGTGAGCAGCACGCCGTCACGTTTGCCGCAGGGTTGGCCACGCAGGGATTCAAGCCCGCAGTGGCTATTTATTCCACCTTTTTGCAGCGCGCCTATGACCAGATCATCCACGACGTGTGTCTGCAAAATCTGAATGTGAATTTCTTTCTTGATCGGGGTGGCCTTGTCGGTGAAGACGGTGCGACCCATCACGGCGCGTTTGACATGAGCTTTCTGCGCCACATTCCCAATCTGGTGTTCATGGCACCCAAGGATGAAGCCGAATTGGCCCAGATGATGGCCACGGCTTTTGCCTATGACGGTCCGTGTGCCATGCGCTATCCCCGTGGGACCGGGGTGGGTGCCAAGGTTCCCAAGTATCCGACGCCATTGCCCATTGGCGAGGGAGAACTCGTTCATGACGGCAAGGATGTGGCGATCATCACCATTGGTTCCAGGGTGTATCCTGCCGTGGAAGCGGCCATGGAATTACAAAAGGACGGTCTGGATGTGGCCGTCTTCAATACTCGGTTTGTCAAGCCGTTGCCCGAAAAACAGCTGTTGGGGCTGGCCGGTCGCTTCAAGCGGATTCTGTTGGTTGAAGAAAATGCCGAAGCCGGTGGTTTCGGGTCTGCGGTTCTTGAATTGTATGCCGGGCATGATGTTTTGCGTGATACAGTGATCCGCCAACTTGGTCTTCCTGATGAATTTGTTGAGCACGGAACGCAGAAGCAACTTCGGGCCTTGGTAGGTATCGATAAAAATGGTATAAAGCGCGCGGTGGAGGATTTGTGTAACTCGTAAGATGCAGGAGAGATCATGGATGAACCGTCTGTTTCTTCTTTTTCACCGGAACGAAGGAAAGGATATTTCAGAAAGTCTCGCCGATTTGCTCGGGCGGTGTCCACGGTATCCCATTGGATGGGATGGGGAGGACGCCAACTGGGGTTTTACATTCCATACCGTTGGGCTGGGGCAGTGCCGACTGTCACGGAAGATGACACATATCATTGGTTGAAGCGTTCATGGGACGACGATCAGTCCTCAT from Pseudodesulfovibrio sp. JC047 encodes:
- the dxs gene encoding 1-deoxy-D-xylulose-5-phosphate synthase, whose protein sequence is MKTAILSQIHKPHDVQRLEGDELTVLARELRDVIISQVSAHGGHLAPCLGVVELTLALFKSYNLDSDKLVWDVGHQAYAHKLLTGRLDRFSTLRQKDGLSGFPRMAESPYDHFGVGHSSTSISAALGMALARDLKGDDNEVIAVIGDGSMTAGLAFEGLNQAGDLGRKMVVVLNDNEMSISKNVGALSQFLSRKMTTPFLQRLKSDVEGLLGTIPKIGDDLAGYAKRYGDSVKSFFTPGILFEAFHFTYVGPIDGHDIGKMVKVFEEIKKLDKPVLVHVMTKKGKGYQPAESDPSHYHGVGEFIPETGLARKFSGSGLPSYTSIFGSTLCDLAEKDESIMAITAAMPEGTGTECFHQRFPERFVDVGICEQHAVTFAAGLATQGFKPAVAIYSTFLQRAYDQIIHDVCLQNLNVNFFLDRGGLVGEDGATHHGAFDMSFLRHIPNLVFMAPKDEAELAQMMATAFAYDGPCAMRYPRGTGVGAKVPKYPTPLPIGEGELVHDGKDVAIITIGSRVYPAVEAAMELQKDGLDVAVFNTRFVKPLPEKQLLGLAGRFKRILLVEENAEAGGFGSAVLELYAGHDVLRDTVIRQLGLPDEFVEHGTQKQLRALVGIDKNGIKRAVEDLCNS
- a CDS encoding M23 family metallopeptidase, translating into MSISLCVRRAFLLLILCVSLSSVANAAGMVVIDSPETIGVGKPLLVNVTSWYPMDDVRVTWAGREVAPSIYESEGKHHAVVFLGIGLRGELGVYPVDVTVSIWGKNYHFSKSVSVVESTWGHETLTVPPKMVKPPKKALERIARERERIMAALNTVSPERYWTLPFSRPTKGKMLSRFGLHRIFNGDTASRHTGLDFRAWEGTPLYAMAAGKVILKGHFYYAGNCIYVDHGNGFISMYAHMSKVLVNEGDMLTAGQKIGLSGATGRVNGAHLHLGTFMQGQVVDPEPLFAMEADALPYEETSFHGAENGKRDI
- the xseB gene encoding exodeoxyribonuclease VII small subunit gives rise to the protein MAKETFEKKLERLKTVVETLERGDLPLEEGVALYKEGLVLVKGCGSQLDHARNDVRIVSEGLVKEFDALNALGDETEDGL
- a CDS encoding polyprenyl synthetase family protein, whose protein sequence is MSFKEQLAHRASLVEHFLSNCLHDRAIPPRLLESMEYSLLAGGKRLRPVLMTSWATMVNPEASGLHDQVMPFAASLECIHTYSLIHDDLPAMDDDDLRRGKPSNHAQFDEATAILAGDGLLTEAFWLMTTASLSKGLPADRVLRAISVLATAAGAGGMVGGQVVDVEFTGRNDVPLDELRAMHAMKTGALLTAACECGAILSGANEAVIDAARSFGQSVGVAFQIVDDVLDVVSDTETLGKPVGSDEEMGKTTYPSLIGLEKSKHLASQYIETATQHLSSFAGPEKSFLEALARYIVDRVY